A genomic window from Sorex araneus isolate mSorAra2 chromosome 2, mSorAra2.pri, whole genome shotgun sequence includes:
- the LOC101555885 gene encoding zinc finger protein 24 isoform X2, producing MSAQSGEEDSILIIPTPDEEEKILRVKLEEDPDVEEGSSVPWNHLPEPEVFRQRFRQFGYQDSPGPREAVSQLRELCRLWLRPERHTKEQILELVVLEQFVAILPKELQTWVREHHPENGEEAVTVLEDLESELDDPGQPVSLRRRKREVLVEEIVSQEEAQGLPNSELDAVENQLKWASWELHSLRHCEDDARTENGALAPKQEISSAVESQEVPGTLNIDVPQIFKYGEACFPKGRFERKRNPSRKKQHICDECGKHFSQGSALILHQRIHSGEKPYGCVECGKAFSRSSILVQHQRVHTGEKPYKCLECGKAFSQNSGLINHQRIHTGEKPYECVQCGKSYSQSSNLFRHQRRHNAEKLLNVVKV from the exons ATGTCTGCACAGTCAGGGGAAGAAGATTCAATACTTATCATCCCCACTCCAGATGAAGAGGAGAAAATCCTGCGAGTAAAGTTGGAGGAAGATCCTGATGTAGAAGAGGGATCAAGTGTTCCCTGGAACCATCTCCCTGAGCCAGAAGTGTTTCGGCAGCGGTTCCGGCAGTTTGGATACCAGGATTCACCTGGGCCACGGGAAGCTGTGAGCCAGCTACGAGAACTCTGCCGTCTATGGCTCCGGccagagagacacacaaaagaacaaattttGGAGTTGGTAGTACTGGAGCAGTTTGTTGCCATCCTACCCAAGGAGTTGCAGACTTGGGTTCGAGAGCATCATCCAGAGAATGGAGAGGAAGCAGTGACAGTGCTGGAGGACTTAGAAAGTGAACTCGACGACCCCGGACAGCCG gTTTCTCTCCGTCGACGAAAACGGGAAGTTCTAGTAGAGGAAATCGTTTCTCAGGAAGAAGCTCAGGGATTACCAAATTCTGAGCTTGATGCTGTGGAAAACCAGCTCAAGTGGGCATCCTGGGAGCTCCACTCCCTGCGGCACTGTG aggATGATGCTAGGACTGAAAATGGAGCACTAGCTCCAAAACAAGAGATTTCTTCAGCCGTAGAATCTCAGGAAGTTCCTGGCACACTCAATATAGATGTTCCTCAAATTTTCAAATATGGAGAAGCATGTTTCCCCAAGGGCAGgtttgaaagaaagagaaatcctTCTCGAAAGAAACAGCACATATGTGATGAATGTGGAAAACACTTCAGCCAGGGTTCTGCCCTTATTCTTCATCAAAGGATCCACAGTGGGGAGAAACCCTATGGATGTGTTGAATGTGGAAAAGCGTTCAGCAGAAGTTCCATTCTTGTACAGCACCAGAGAGTCCACACTGGAGAAAAACCTTACAAATGCCTTGAATGTGGAAAAGCCTTTAGCCAGAATTCTGGGCTTATTAATCACCAGAGAATCCATACTGGGGAGAAACCTTACGAATGTGTTCAATGTGGGAAATCTTATAGTCAGAGCTCAAATCTTTTTAGACATCAGCGAAGACACAATGCAGAAAAACTTCTGAATGTtgtgaaagtttaa